One Lachancea thermotolerans CBS 6340 chromosome B complete sequence genomic window, TTTTGCATATATAAACCACTCATCGTTATACCTTTGCTTAAATAACACATTTTATTTAGTGAAGCTTGATTCACGCTTCTGCGTTTTCTGCGTTCTCCACTGAGTTTTCTGAACCTGGTGCTGGGCCAGGCGTTGGAGGATTGGCTATTGCGGCGCCTGTTCCTCCGTTATACATCGGACAGGTCTTGTTAGTACGAATGTGCCCCACCATGCCGCACGTAGCACATCTTCTATTTGTGTTTCTCGCCTTAGTAACTTTGCCGTCCTTCGTCTTTTCTTTGGCCAGCTTTCTGGcttgtcttctttcttgggACTTCTGTAATTTAGCTAACTGCTCCTCtaagagcttcttttgttttagctgtttttcttcagtgTTACCTCCACTGACGAGGTCAATGTTATCGTTCATTAGCTCCTCAAGACCCAAATTTGCTTCCGCctcctctcttttttttttataaGCTCTAAGATACCCTTGGATCACTCGAGGATCTTTAATTATGATGGTTTGACGCTGGATAATTCCGTTCTCGTCACGCTTCTTTCTTATTATTCGAAGCACCTTATTATCATCACGGTGCGACTTTacctttttgttggttttgttgacaacGTCTGGATCttccatttcttcaaatgGATTTGTTATCCTTAAGCTCTTTGCCTGGGTATACCAAGTTTTGCTAATTTCCTCTTCGTATGCCTTCTGTTGTTGTGCTACGTTATAACTATGCCCACCGCTTATCTGTGGCTGCCCTGAATCATCTCCAGACCGCGTGAAACCACCTTTCATTGATGTTTTTAGAAACGAGAAGCCTTCTCCGCACCCTGTCGGATCACCAGCCCCATGAATTTGAACCATTGCACGCATTTGTGTcgcattcaaaaagttcttggtCGCTGCCCAAGGTATCAAATTTTCCTCCAACTTTATTAGCTTTTCATCgcagttgaaaaattcgttatcttcttgaaactgttgTCCTTGATACATTGATTCCGTCAATGAAACATCTTCTGGTGTTatcattttcttgacaTTCTCATTGTCAGGGAGAATTTCAGATTCTTTAAGCTTCCAAAACCCATGATCATCACCATCCCTTTGATATTTCATGAATTCTTTCAATCTTTGACGGTTTTGCATGTCGTTCTGATCAGGAAAGTGCCTAGCAACTTGTTTCACAAGAAGCCTGTGCTCGGCTGATTTGTTTAAAATACGATAAACAATCATTCGCAGTCTGTTCTTGCCCATTGAGGTAACCCTTCTAGAGTTAGGGCCAGGAACTTCGACGACAGGAAAGGTTTGGCCAACCGTAAACAGATGATTGATGTTTCTCAAATAAAAGCGATTGCCCATTCCATTACCAGTGCTTTTGATAAGGAGAAAATCAGTCCCAGAAACTTCGTGCTTGAAAACAGGAGCTCTGATCATGTTATTGTATAATGTCGGTACAACATTACCTGGTTCAACAAACCCGAAGTTCCAAAAAGGGGACTTATCCTGAACGCCGAGCACGTGCGTCTCCCCAACTGGGAGCTTAGGTCTTGACAGATCTTTTTCATCTGTCTTACGGTAGTAATTTATTAGCTTGTTACCCATGCCGAACTTAGATAGCGCAACTGGAGATTCTTCAGAATATTCCATTAAAAATATTGGCGCACTGTCGCCTAAGGTTAGGTCTGGGCTTCTTGCAAATAGCTCACGCACGTCTTTTCCTttatctctttttctctttcttgtcttgACTTTGCTAAACACAATGTTTGTACCCGGCCGAACCTGACCTCCAAAGTGTGGCCTATGAAAGTGTCTAATATATCCCTTGGGCGGTACAACTTTAAAAAAAGGAGACTGTAATCTGAAGGCTGGCTGTGAGTGTTCAATACTGAGGTT contains:
- the TAF1 gene encoding histone acetyltransferase (similar to uniprot|P46677 YGR274C Saccharomyces cerevisiae TAF1 TFIID subunit (145 kDa) involved in RNA polymerase II transcription initiation) gives rise to the protein MSSRKQTKKQLPGKGDLTNEDDAYDAVFSGEFGSMEIGNYIGPSEGQTEHLPDAIDFEDEDELAEEELPEETQPSMRNMTQEDDDYLNMMSNGAILGEQADGYSDRNNTLFMGVDGHEATFPEEHHPFGEFADENQIALEEQRKLLEKERVAREEKELLNYYFPKFQKGKVLSLMSIVPKQISKYQWQRDLYLTNRHIKPMLPLKLRVEVQPDSRRLFKSKSKSWQFMSELYKKKKPGLVTVPLEDMFADGKQSTQRRKMDGSIPSELMMIADEWDYKKIIGDSDDEQESQSGKSTRSVAVSSETPTIQQDWNWDEENLVEGKVDQIKVCLDMNDERLLFVKDKHQEHQESKAKPALLPFNEKSLLQKFNISNDDKYKILKENYQTKIRSTISNLSIEHSQPAFRLQSPFFKVVPPKGYIRHFHRPHFGGQVRPGTNIVFSKVKTRKRKRDKGKDVRELFARSPDLTLGDSAPIFLMEYSEESPVALSKFGMGNKLINYYRKTDEKDLSRPKLPVGETHVLGVQDKSPFWNFGFVEPGNVVPTLYNNMIRAPVFKHEVSGTDFLLIKSTGNGMGNRFYLRNINHLFTVGQTFPVVEVPGPNSRRVTSMGKNRLRMIVYRILNKSAEHRLLVKQVARHFPDQNDMQNRQRLKEFMKYQRDGDDHGFWKLKESEILPDNENVKKMITPEDVSLTESMYQGQQFQEDNEFFNCDEKLIKLEENLIPWAATKNFLNATQMRAMVQIHGAGDPTGCGEGFSFLKTSMKGGFTRSGDDSGQPQISGGHSYNVAQQQKAYEEEISKTWYTQAKSLRITNPFEEMEDPDVVNKTNKKVKSHRDDNKVLRIIRKKRDENGIIQRQTIIIKDPRVIQGYLRAYKKKREEAEANLGLEELMNDNIDLVSGGNTEEKQLKQKKLLEEQLAKLQKSQERRQARKLAKEKTKDGKVTKARNTNRRCATCGMVGHIRTNKTCPMYNGGTGAAIANPPTPGPAPGSENSVENAENAEA